In Anaerolineales bacterium, the following proteins share a genomic window:
- a CDS encoding sigma-70 family RNA polymerase sigma factor — protein MTEELAWVIQAQQGSDEAFTKLVEEHQTHVYNLCYRMLGEPESAEDAAQETFLRAYQNLHRYDQGRSFATWLLSIAAHYCIDRLRRRKLSVFSMDEEREDGTVFEISDPASPDPEAESAKREDRDRLHLLLKDLDETDRAAVVLRYWYDYSEVEIAESLKLTVSAVKSRLHRSRRALAGMWEEKDSPRVRTERRRHESPAF, from the coding sequence GTGACCGAAGAACTTGCCTGGGTGATCCAGGCTCAACAAGGCAGTGACGAGGCGTTTACGAAACTCGTCGAAGAACATCAAACACATGTGTATAACCTGTGTTATCGAATGTTGGGCGAACCCGAATCGGCGGAGGACGCCGCGCAAGAGACGTTTCTGCGCGCTTACCAGAACCTGCATCGTTACGATCAGGGTCGCTCGTTTGCCACGTGGTTGCTCTCGATTGCCGCGCACTATTGTATTGACCGCCTGCGTCGGCGAAAGTTATCGGTTTTTTCGATGGATGAGGAGCGGGAGGACGGCACGGTCTTTGAGATTTCGGACCCCGCTTCGCCCGACCCCGAGGCTGAATCAGCCAAACGCGAGGACCGCGACCGCCTCCACCTTCTTTTGAAGGACCTCGACGAAACCGACCGAGCCGCTGTGGTCCTGCGATATTGGTACGACTATTCGGAGGTCGAGATCGCCGAATCGTTGAAGTTGACCGTTAGCGCGGTCAAGAGTCGCCTGCATCGCTCACGCCGGGCGTTGGCAGGCATGTGGGAGGAGAAAGACTCCCCCCGCGTCCGAACAGAAAGGAGACGCCATGAATCACCAGCCTTTTGA
- a CDS encoding polymer-forming cytoskeletal protein has translation MKRKLHFLILVVVLALIALPTGAVLAQSACPHEGGVVYGRNCTLKSDETFNGDLVVFGGNVTLEENAKLDGNLVVFGGTVNSDGEVDGDIAIIGGQVSLGEHARVAGDVALVGSQLEQAEGAVVEGEVVNNIQPKVGLPNGQLPDRPVPSSPNVSFDFGFSLFAQMFQIIFWAVIAAGFAMLLSLFWKPQMERAGDAIAAQPLIVSAVGLLSFVVAALLIWTIIPPLALMFAWLFGIVAFGSEIGERFTKAINQTWSPVLTVGFGSFLLVLVSGAVGFIPCIGGLVQFILSLLAVGAVVITRFGARQFQSPGLIVNPPPPPASQP, from the coding sequence ATGAAGCGAAAACTTCACTTTCTTATTTTGGTCGTCGTGTTGGCGCTGATAGCCTTGCCAACCGGCGCGGTGTTGGCGCAGAGCGCTTGCCCGCACGAAGGGGGAGTGGTATATGGCAGAAACTGCACGCTGAAAAGCGATGAAACGTTCAACGGCGATCTGGTCGTCTTTGGCGGCAATGTGACACTGGAAGAGAATGCCAAACTGGACGGGAACTTGGTCGTTTTTGGCGGGACGGTCAACAGCGACGGCGAAGTGGACGGCGATATCGCCATCATCGGCGGACAGGTCAGCCTGGGTGAACACGCGCGGGTAGCCGGTGATGTCGCTCTCGTCGGTAGTCAACTTGAGCAGGCAGAGGGAGCGGTCGTTGAAGGCGAGGTGGTGAACAACATCCAGCCGAAGGTCGGTCTGCCGAACGGGCAACTGCCTGATCGTCCTGTGCCGTCTAGTCCCAACGTCAGTTTTGATTTCGGGTTCAGTTTATTTGCCCAAATGTTCCAGATCATTTTTTGGGCAGTCATTGCCGCCGGGTTTGCAATGCTGCTATCGCTGTTCTGGAAGCCGCAAATGGAGCGCGCCGGGGATGCCATCGCCGCCCAGCCATTGATCGTCAGCGCGGTCGGTTTGCTTTCGTTCGTTGTCGCCGCGCTTCTGATCTGGACAATCATCCCTCCGCTGGCGTTGATGTTTGCGTGGCTATTCGGGATCGTGGCGTTCGGCTCGGAAATCGGCGAACGGTTTACGAAGGCGATCAACCAAACGTGGTCGCCGGTGCTGACGGTTGGATTCGGCTCATTTCTGCTCGTCCTGGTTAGCGGGGCAGTGGGCTTCATCCCTTGCATTGGCGGATTAGTGCAATTCATTCTGAGTCTGCTGGCGGTCGGCGCGGTGGTGATCACGCGGTTTGGGGCGAGGCAGTTCCAAAGTCCCGGATTGATCGTAAATCCCCCACCGCCTCCGGCGTCCCAGCCGTAA
- a CDS encoding C45 family autoproteolytic acyltransferase/hydrolase yields MALREIQVPNTIVHETPPPLIEVAGTHREMGRQIGEARREQVQHSVENARALIAQSYSTLELTWEGAQIQSRKYLPFSEERYPQYVDEMRGVAEGANLPFDDIVALNAMEAMTMDALHLTRCTSFAVNEQRTADGHVLAAHNEDWVPEDENDVYVISAKPKEEPPFLAMTYGGLLPNVGFNAYGIAQLIDSVYPNDSRIGIPRLVVARAVLSSRRISGAIGRTLVPHRAAGYNHLLIHESGEMYSVEVSAKRFDILHGTDGYMVHTNHYLSQTMKEIEKDPEELISSRVRYFRSNRLLRESSTHTIKSLQAIQKDHVNLPNSICNHNIAGIDPLDRESTICALVIDLTVREMHIAWGNPCQNAYHTYHLGA; encoded by the coding sequence ATGGCTCTTAGAGAAATTCAAGTTCCCAATACGATCGTGCATGAGACTCCGCCGCCGTTGATCGAGGTAGCTGGGACGCATCGTGAGATGGGGCGTCAGATCGGGGAAGCGAGGCGTGAGCAGGTACAGCATAGTGTGGAGAACGCGCGCGCGCTGATCGCCCAATCGTATTCGACGCTCGAATTGACGTGGGAAGGCGCGCAGATCCAGTCGCGAAAATATCTACCTTTTTCGGAGGAACGCTACCCTCAATATGTGGACGAGATGCGCGGCGTTGCAGAAGGCGCGAACTTGCCGTTCGATGATATCGTTGCGCTCAATGCGATGGAAGCCATGACAATGGACGCGCTTCATCTGACGCGCTGTACAAGTTTTGCGGTGAATGAGCAGCGGACGGCGGACGGTCACGTGCTTGCGGCGCACAATGAGGATTGGGTGCCAGAGGACGAAAATGACGTGTATGTGATCTCAGCCAAGCCGAAGGAGGAACCTCCGTTCCTTGCCATGACGTACGGCGGACTGCTCCCCAATGTGGGATTCAACGCCTACGGCATTGCCCAGTTGATCGACTCGGTTTATCCGAATGATTCACGCATCGGGATTCCCCGTTTGGTTGTTGCGCGTGCGGTGCTTTCTTCACGCCGCATCTCCGGCGCCATCGGGCGGACGCTCGTTCCGCACCGTGCGGCGGGATACAACCATTTGCTCATCCACGAAAGCGGAGAGATGTATTCGGTCGAAGTTTCCGCGAAACGCTTCGATATTTTGCATGGCACGGATGGATATATGGTTCACACGAACCATTATCTTTCACAGACGATGAAGGAGATCGAAAAAGACCCCGAAGAGTTGATCTCTTCCCGTGTTCGGTATTTCCGTTCGAATCGTTTACTTCGTGAGAGTTCTACGCACACGATCAAATCGTTACAAGCGATCCAGAAGGATCATGTGAACCTGCCCAATTCGATCTGCAACCACAACATCGCCGGTATTGACCCGTTGGACCGTGAAAGCACGATCTGCGCTCTCGTCATTGACCTGACCGTCCGCGAGATGCACATCGCGTGGGGTAATCCGTGCCAGAATGCGTATCACACGTATCATTTGGGCGCGTGA
- a CDS encoding recombinase family protein, translating to MKEFFLPPPNLRRPGSTVWAYLRDSGGAAQENSVPQQEAEVRAYCDRYKLALVEIFRDVAKSGGSVTGRDDFERMIDMSKIKDLRPDGLLIWNFARFTRDKDDSTFYKALLRKRGIVIHSMTDPIPDDDFGSRIVETVIDLSNEEKRRQTSRDVKRGLKALVSEGFSPGTPPKGYKRSAPIERGIKRDGKPRMVSKWERDPELWELVILAWTMRAEGRSLQEIQNATAGRLFTSPASWNGFFRSKTYLGIGVSGDLEVENHHEAAITRDVWEAVQKLNRENPMQQDHPRHPRRVGNPSLFTGFTYCLECGSMMTHTPGHKNKPWRYYMCGTKFRQGVKYCKSRRVGAQRSETAVLDAVINRVLTVDFFDQVIHVTRAKFSDTSATEKKIAALKERAVDLDVAFQRAMNAHEKTGSELALERMKQREGERAQVKAEIAHLESQIAASKLEIAPEAIQIAMNRWREQITEARKGDDIKFVRAWLYRFVSRIELGYNRAQIYYTYPMNDFSLADALFAFPLRGGTNNNPA from the coding sequence ATGAAAGAATTTTTTTTGCCTCCGCCTAACCTTCGTCGTCCTGGCTCGACGGTTTGGGCGTATCTCCGCGATTCGGGTGGCGCCGCACAAGAGAACAGCGTCCCGCAACAGGAGGCAGAAGTCCGCGCATATTGTGATCGCTATAAGTTAGCGTTGGTTGAAATATTCCGAGACGTGGCAAAAAGCGGCGGCAGTGTGACCGGTCGTGATGACTTCGAGCGGATGATTGACATGAGCAAGATAAAAGACCTACGCCCTGACGGATTGCTCATTTGGAACTTTGCACGCTTTACACGCGACAAAGATGATTCAACGTTTTATAAAGCCTTGCTCCGCAAGCGCGGAATTGTCATCCACTCGATGACCGATCCGATTCCCGATGATGACTTCGGCAGTCGCATTGTCGAAACTGTCATTGATTTATCGAACGAGGAAAAGCGGAGGCAAACCTCCCGTGATGTCAAGCGAGGATTGAAAGCGTTGGTCAGTGAAGGTTTTTCGCCTGGCACGCCGCCAAAAGGATACAAGCGTAGCGCGCCGATCGAGCGCGGAATAAAGCGTGACGGCAAGCCGCGCATGGTCAGCAAGTGGGAACGTGATCCTGAATTGTGGGAATTGGTTATCCTCGCCTGGACGATGCGCGCCGAGGGTAGATCGCTCCAGGAGATTCAGAACGCAACCGCTGGCAGACTGTTTACTTCCCCTGCATCGTGGAATGGATTTTTTAGATCTAAAACCTATTTGGGGATTGGTGTCAGTGGCGATCTCGAAGTCGAGAACCATCACGAAGCCGCTATCACACGGGACGTATGGGAAGCCGTGCAAAAATTGAATCGGGAGAATCCCATGCAACAAGATCATCCGAGGCATCCGCGCCGCGTGGGTAATCCGTCTCTGTTCACAGGTTTTACTTACTGTCTCGAATGTGGCTCGATGATGACGCACACCCCAGGACATAAAAACAAGCCCTGGCGTTATTACATGTGCGGAACAAAATTTCGGCAGGGTGTGAAGTATTGCAAGTCTCGACGCGTCGGAGCGCAGCGCTCGGAAACCGCAGTTCTGGACGCGGTGATAAACCGGGTTTTGACTGTTGATTTTTTCGATCAGGTGATCCACGTCACCCGCGCAAAATTTAGCGATACTTCAGCGACCGAGAAAAAAATTGCCGCGTTGAAAGAACGCGCTGTTGATCTGGATGTTGCATTTCAACGGGCGATGAACGCTCACGAAAAGACTGGATCGGAATTAGCCCTCGAACGGATGAAACAACGCGAGGGTGAACGCGCCCAGGTCAAAGCGGAGATCGCACATCTCGAATCGCAGATCGCCGCATCGAAGTTGGAGATAGCGCCCGAAGCGATTCAAATTGCGATGAACAGATGGCGCGAACAGATCACGGAAGCGAGGAAAGGCGACGATATAAAATTTGTAAGAGCATGGCTTTATCGCTTTGTGTCCCGAATTGAACTAGGATACAATCGCGCACAGATTTACTACACTTATCCCATGAACGATTTTTCACTGGCTGACGCGTTGTTCGCTTTTCCTTTGCGTGGGGGCACAAACAACAATCCCGCTTAA